The genomic interval GATCCCAATTTCAAGGGCGCCAACGATGCCTTCGACCCGGCGCGCTTCGCCGGCCTGATCCGCCAGATGGGGTATACCGAGCAGCGCTACGTCACTGAGCAGCGGCATACGACGCTGCGCCGCGAGATCGCCGGCACGGTGGCGGCAGGCGTCGAGCCCTCGAAGACGCTGCTGGAGATGCTGAACCATTTCCAGAACGAGCAGCGCACCATCGACTATGTCAAACTCGGCGTAACCCAGGCCGGAACCATCGATCCGCCGACACCGGAGCAACTGGCGAGCTATTTCGACGCCCACAAGGTGCAGTTCCGCGCGCCCGAATTCCGCAAAATCGCGTTCGTCGTGATGACGCCCGAGGGGATCGCGAAACGGACGGCGGTGTCCGACGAGGATGCGAAGAAGGCCTACGAGCAACAGAAGGACAAGCTGTCCACGCCCGAAAAGCGGCAGCTCTGGCAAATCGTATTCCCCAACGTCGCCGAGGCCCAGGCTGCGCGGAGCAAGATCGCCGGCGGCGCTTCGTTCGACGACATCGCCAAAGAGCGCAATCTCGCCGCCTCCGACGTCGACCTCGGCACGATCTCCAAATCCGAGATCATCGACCCCGCCGTCGCCGAAGCCGCCTTCTCGCTGAAGGCCGACGAGATCAGCCAGCCAATCCAGGGCAGGTTCGGTGTCGTACTGGTCAAGGTCGGCAAGATCGAGCCCGGCAACCAGCCGACCTACGACAGCGTCTCCGCGAAACTGAAGCATGACATCGCGGTCGATCGCGCACGCACTGCGGTCAACGACCTCCACAACAAGATGGAGGACGAGCGTGGCGGCGGCGCGAGCGTGATCGAGGCCGCCAAGAAGCTCGGCCTCACCGCGGTCACCATCGATGCCGTCGACCGCTCCGGACGCGCGCCGGACGGCAAACCCGTGACGGGGATTCCGCCGCACGTCGACCTGATCGCGCAGGCGTTCGCCAGCGACGTCGGCGTCGACAACGAGACGCTGCAAGTCGGCAACAACGGCTTCGTCTGGTTCGACGTGCTCGGCGTCACGCCCTCGCGCGACCGCACCCTCGACGAGGTCAAGGACAAGGTCGAGACGGGATGGCGGGACGAGCAGATCACGGGCCGGCTGATGACCAAGGCGACGGACATGATCCACAAGCTCGACCAGGGCGGCAAGCTCGCCGACGAGGCAGCAGGCCTCGGTCTCAAGGTCGAGAACGCGAGCGCTCTCAAGCGCGACTCCACGGCGGGCGGCCTGCCCGCCGCCGTGATCGCCGCCGTCTTCCGCACCGCCAAGGACGGAGCCGGACAGGCGCCGGGCGCAGGCCGTGAGGAATGGGTCGTTTTTCGTGTGACCGACGTGAAAGTGCCGCCGCTCGATCTTGCCTCCGATGAGATGAAAAAGCTGAAGGACAGCCTCCAGCGCAGCCTGTCGGATGAGGCCGTCGGCCAGTACATTGCCAAACTCGAAACCGAGATCGGCACCACGGTCAATCAGGCGGCGGTGGCGCAGATCACCGGCGCCAACAGCAACAACTGACGGGATCGACGGCGTCCCGCCATTTTCCGAAAGCATCCGATGGACGATCTCAAGGCCCTGATCGGAAAGGTCGCCACCGGCGCAACACTGACGCGCGAGGAGGCGTCCTGCGCGTTCGACAGCATGATGTCCGGCGAGGCGACGCCCTCGCAAATGGGCGGCCTTTTGATGGCGCTGCGCGTGCGCGGCGAGACCGTCGACGAAATCACCGGCGCGGTCGCGGCGATGCGCTCCAAGATGCTGCGGGTCACAGCGCCGGCGGATGCCGTCGATGTCGTCGGCACCGGCGGCGACGGCTCCGGCTCGGTGAACGTCTCGACCTGCGCGTCGTTCATCGTCGCAGGCGCGGGCGTCCCGGTCGCCAAGCACGGCAACCGTGCGCTATCCTCGAAATCCGGCGCCGCCGATTGTCTCGCCGCGCTCGGCATCAAGATCGACCTCACGCCCGAACAGGTCGGCCGCTGCGTCAACGAGGCCGGCATCGGCTTCATGTTCGCGCCGTCGCATCATCCCGCGATGAAGAACGTCGGCCCGACCCGCGTCGAACTGGCGACCCGCACGATCTTCAACCTGCTGGGCCCGCTATCCAACCCCGCCGGCGTCAAGCGGCAGATGGTCGGCGTATTCTCGCGGCAATGGGTGCAGCCGCTGGCGCAGGTGCTCAAGAACCTCGGTTCGGATTCGGTATGGGTCGTGCACGGTTCCGACGGCCTCGACGAGATCACCCTCGCCGGCCCGACTTTCGTGGCCGCGCTCGAGGACGGCAACATTCGCTCGTTCGAGGTGACGCCGGAGGACGCCGGACTGTCGCGCGTCCATGGCGACGCGCTGAAAGGGGGCGACGCCGAGGCGAACGCAGCGTCCTTGCGCGGGGTGCTCGAGGGCAAGCCCGGCGCCTTCCGCGATGTCGCGCTGCTCAACGCGGCGGCGGCCCTGATCGTCGCGGGCAAGGCGAAGAACCTGAAGGACGGCGTCGCGCTCGGCGCGACATCGCTCGACAACGGAGCCGCCATGAACAAACTGAAGCAGTTGATTGCGGTTTCCAACGGTTGAGGATCGTGGCGTGGCTGACATCCTGACCAGGATCGAAACCTACAAGCGCGAGGAGATCGCGAGCGCAAAGCGCGCGCATTCCCTCGGCGACGTTCTGTCCGCCGCCAAGGCTGCGTCGCCGCCGCGCGGCTTCGTCCGAGCCATCCGAGCAAAACTCGCCCACGGCGATTATGCCCTGATCGCCGAGATCAAGAAGGCCTCGCCCTCGAAGGGCCTGATCCGCGCCGACTTCGATCCGCCTTCGCTCGGGCGCGCCTATGAGGCCGGCGGCGCGGCCTGCCTCTCGGTCCTGACCGACACGCCCTCCTTTCAGGGCCATCTCGATTTCATGGTCGCCGCCCGCGCCGCGACGTCGCTGCCGGTACTGCGCAAGGACTTCATGTTCGACACCTATCAGGTGGTCGAGGCCCGCGCGCACGGGGCCGACTGCATCCTGATCATCATGGCCGCGCTCGACGATGCCGCGGCGAAAGACATCGAGGCGGCCGCGCTCGATCTCGGCATGGACGCGCTGCTCGAAATCCATAATCGCGAGGAACTGGATCGCGCACTCAAACTTCGTTCGCCGATGATCGGCGTCAACAACCGCAACCTCCGCACCTTTGAAACGACGCTTGCGACCAGCGAAGCGCTGGCGCCGCACATTCCGAAGGACCGCCTGATGGTGGGCGAAAGCGGCATCTTCGCGTCGGCTGACCTCGCGCGGCTCGAACGGGTCGGCATTTCCACCTTCCTCGTCGGCGAAAGCCTGATGCGGCAAGCCGACGTCACCGCCGCAACCCGTACGCTGCTGGCACGCGGCGAACAATCATTTCCACAGGTCGCCCCTGCGAACGCAGGGACCCATAACCCCTGACGATCGTGACGGAGCAGGCGTCAAACCGTTTTCAAGCGAAGCTGGTTCGCACGACGTGCTGTTCCTGTCCGCACTACCTGTATTCATTCGCGCGTCCTCGGCGTATGGATTCCTGCGTCCGCAGGGACGACACCGGTTTTGGAGTTCCGCAAACATGTCCGGAAAAGTGAAAGACGAACCCGCCCTCACCCATATCGATGTCAAAGGCGAGGCGCGGATGGTCGACGTCTCGGCAAAGCCCGCGACCGAACGCATCGCCGTCGCCGAAGGCCAGGTCATCATGACCAAGACCACGCTGGCCCTGATCGAGAGCGGCAACGCCAAGAAGGGCGACGTACTCGGCACCGCGCGGATCGCCGGCATCATGGCGGCCAAGCGAACATCGGACCTGATCCCGCTCTGTCATCCGTTGGCGCTGTCGAAGGTCACGCTCGACATCGAAACCGACAAAAAACTCCCCGGCTGCCGCGTGCGCGCCAGTGTCAAGGTCTCCGGCCCGACCGGCGTGGAAATGGAAGCCCTCACCGCGGTTTCCGTCGCCTGCCTGACGATCTACGACATGATCAAGGCCGTCGAACGCGGCGTCCGCATCGAGGGCATTCACCTCGTCGAGAAGAAGGGCGGCAAATCCGGCCACTACCTCGTGACGGATACTCCGTCAGGACAATAGCGGCCGGTCCTCCTCGTGCGGCGCCGGATTGCGGGATTCGTCCTCCTCGTCGTAGACCAGCCATATTTCAAGCACTGACATGAACGCCACCACGACTCCGATGCCGATGCTGAAGTGCATGGCGCTAGTGTGGGCGAAGCCCAGAAGCCATGGCGAGGCGATCAACCAGAGGCCGAGCAGCAGGTTGATCCACTCTTTCCACCAGGCGAACGCCAAAATCGCGGCCACCGAGATCGCGCCGATCGCCGCGCTGCTCGCCCAGAGAGTGAGGTCCACAGCCATGGTATCCCGCGCGAGAAACCACGGCGTTACAAACAGGACCAGAGCCAATACGAGATTGTAGACATCGAGGATCGATTCGCGCCGCCATTTCCGCATCATGGGTGCCTCCTTCGACCTGCGCTCCGCTTGCCGGGGCAGTCCTCCCTGACGGTCCTCCGCATGACTGGCTGCAATCGCGCCATCCCGGATCAAACCGTCAGTTTATGGGACAACCGATCCGGCCCCGGACGGTTCCGCCGCTCCGATTCCGAGAATCGCACGTCGTCGCGGCATGATTTAATTTTGAATCAAGAAGCGC from Nitrobacter sp. NHB1 carries:
- the trpC gene encoding indole-3-glycerol phosphate synthase TrpC, producing the protein MADILTRIETYKREEIASAKRAHSLGDVLSAAKAASPPRGFVRAIRAKLAHGDYALIAEIKKASPSKGLIRADFDPPSLGRAYEAGGAACLSVLTDTPSFQGHLDFMVAARAATSLPVLRKDFMFDTYQVVEARAHGADCILIIMAALDDAAAKDIEAAALDLGMDALLEIHNREELDRALKLRSPMIGVNNRNLRTFETTLATSEALAPHIPKDRLMVGESGIFASADLARLERVGISTFLVGESLMRQADVTAATRTLLARGEQSFPQVAPANAGTHNP
- the trpD gene encoding anthranilate phosphoribosyltransferase, whose product is MDDLKALIGKVATGATLTREEASCAFDSMMSGEATPSQMGGLLMALRVRGETVDEITGAVAAMRSKMLRVTAPADAVDVVGTGGDGSGSVNVSTCASFIVAGAGVPVAKHGNRALSSKSGAADCLAALGIKIDLTPEQVGRCVNEAGIGFMFAPSHHPAMKNVGPTRVELATRTIFNLLGPLSNPAGVKRQMVGVFSRQWVQPLAQVLKNLGSDSVWVVHGSDGLDEITLAGPTFVAALEDGNIRSFEVTPEDAGLSRVHGDALKGGDAEANAASLRGVLEGKPGAFRDVALLNAAAALIVAGKAKNLKDGVALGATSLDNGAAMNKLKQLIAVSNG
- the moaC gene encoding cyclic pyranopterin monophosphate synthase MoaC codes for the protein MSGKVKDEPALTHIDVKGEARMVDVSAKPATERIAVAEGQVIMTKTTLALIESGNAKKGDVLGTARIAGIMAAKRTSDLIPLCHPLALSKVTLDIETDKKLPGCRVRASVKVSGPTGVEMEALTAVSVACLTIYDMIKAVERGVRIEGIHLVEKKGGKSGHYLVTDTPSGQ
- a CDS encoding SurA N-terminal domain-containing protein codes for the protein MLRGIRNASSNWLGKILMSIVMGLLIVAFGIWGIADIFHGFGQSNLATIGSTEISTEQFRQIYNDRLQQLARQFGRSLTPDQVRALGLDRQVLQQVIAEAALDEDARRKGLNASDDEIRRQIMSDPNFKGANDAFDPARFAGLIRQMGYTEQRYVTEQRHTTLRREIAGTVAAGVEPSKTLLEMLNHFQNEQRTIDYVKLGVTQAGTIDPPTPEQLASYFDAHKVQFRAPEFRKIAFVVMTPEGIAKRTAVSDEDAKKAYEQQKDKLSTPEKRQLWQIVFPNVAEAQAARSKIAGGASFDDIAKERNLAASDVDLGTISKSEIIDPAVAEAAFSLKADEISQPIQGRFGVVLVKVGKIEPGNQPTYDSVSAKLKHDIAVDRARTAVNDLHNKMEDERGGGASVIEAAKKLGLTAVTIDAVDRSGRAPDGKPVTGIPPHVDLIAQAFASDVGVDNETLQVGNNGFVWFDVLGVTPSRDRTLDEVKDKVETGWRDEQITGRLMTKATDMIHKLDQGGKLADEAAGLGLKVENASALKRDSTAGGLPAAVIAAVFRTAKDGAGQAPGAGREEWVVFRVTDVKVPPLDLASDEMKKLKDSLQRSLSDEAVGQYIAKLETEIGTTVNQAAVAQITGANSNN
- a CDS encoding SPW repeat protein; translated protein: MMRKWRRESILDVYNLVLALVLFVTPWFLARDTMAVDLTLWASSAAIGAISVAAILAFAWWKEWINLLLGLWLIASPWLLGFAHTSAMHFSIGIGVVVAFMSVLEIWLVYDEEDESRNPAPHEEDRPLLS